A genomic window from Nicotiana sylvestris chromosome 11, ASM39365v2, whole genome shotgun sequence includes:
- the LOC104243752 gene encoding uncharacterized protein: MANCSCFGGLVGRNKKYKRKERFRKTAKVHAPVEGHIECSDKTDESKSTSFVIPGKKVKELSHETSFREAKEFEYEGEDEHDESLSMNRDSFDFDIQGHLGSINEESDRLLHKKMNLPYKLNNYVNDQHQNKKDEDVLEIIKTGNVSDPGIGKRESWTCTVLKRSCSYLAMRDTLKKISLKPPKSQSFEEMQRLAEKLPIGSPLSVSSHCSADKVMLRKHSSSQILPSRSRKLWWKLFLWSHRNVKETRNCKPQPIPIKIILSKQGGYSSDTLEPGQGVDLSKLGSTASFTGKSLKKGCNNIHRVTGMWPQNQWVACPAESSTFSRVDEWVKELSISPPHLIDEDDRDFPPSAHAGKSIARNSSLMIRRPNTNVPAEVIHANNVIQSLNSSSTVAHIAGVGLRINPVMSHFSSLRSVNLSGNSIVHITPGSLPNGLHVLNLSRNQIHKIEGLKELTRLRVLDLRYNKISRIGRGLSNCILIKELYIAGNKISYVEGLHRLFKLSVLDLSFNKITTTNALRQLVANYNSLIALNLLGNPIHISDYQLRKTMCSLLRKLVFLNKQAINPQKARDQAVAEAALGNSNRSTSSRTTRKVNLGNSASSRTHRGSAQKSRQRLRNRTQSQSSKANLSSLASSCR, encoded by the exons ATGGCAAATTGTAGCTGCTTTGGTGGTCTTGTAGGAAGAAACAAGAAGTATAAG agaaaagagagatttcgAAAAACTGCTAAGGTCCATGCACCAGTTGAAGGTCATATAGAGTGTAGTGACAAAACTGATGAGTCGAAATCAACTTCTTTTGTTATTCCTGGGAAGAAGGTCAAGGAATTGAGTCATGAAACCTCCTTTAGAGAAGCTAAGGAGTTCGAATACGAAGGGGAAGATGAGCACGATGAAAGCCTTTCAATGAACAGGGACAGTTTTGATTTTGATATTCAAGGCCATCTTGGAAGCATAAATGAGGAATCTGATCGATTGCTTCACAAAAAGATGAATCTTCCTTACAAGCTCAACAATTATGTAAATGATCAGCACCAAAATAAGAAAGAtgaagatgtcttggaaatcattaAGACTGGAAACGTTAGTGATCCGGGGATTGGTAAACGAGAATCTTGGACTTGTACAGTACTTAAGCGCTCCTGCTCATATTTGGCAATGAGGGATACCTTAAAAAAGATTAGTCTGAAGCCACCAAAATCCCAGTCATTTGAAGAAATGCAGAGATTAGCTGAGAAGTTGCCTATTGGAAGTCCACTTTCAGTATCTTCACATTGTAGTGCTGACAAAGTTATGCTGAGGAAACATTCCTCAAGCCAAATCCTACCATCCAGAAGTCGAAAGTTGTGGTGGAAACTCTTTCTATGGAGCCATAGGAACGTAAAAGAAACAAGAAATTGCAAACCACAGCCAATCCCTATTAAAATAATTCTAAGCAAGCAAGGTGGATACTCTTCAGACACTCTAGAACCAGGGCAAGGCGTGGACTTAAGCAAGTTGGGATCAACTGCTTCATTCACTGGGAAATCGTTGAAAAAGGGGTGCAATAACATCCATAGAGTAACTGGTATGTGGCCACAAAATCAGTGGGTTGCATGCCCTGCAGAATCTTCTACATTCTCAAGAGTTGATGAATGGGTGAAAGAACTTTCTATTAGTCCACCACACTTAATTGATGAAGATGACCGTGACTTCCCACCTTCAGCCCATGCTGGTAAATCAATTGCAAGAAACTCATCACTCATGATTAGGCGTCCAAATACAAATGTGCCAGCAGAGGTTATACATGCCAACAACGTGATCCAGTCTCTCAATTCATCCTCAACGGTTGCTCACATTGCAGGTGTTGGACTTAGAATTAACCCTGTAATGTCACACTTCTCCAGTCTTCGGTCAGTCAATTTATCAGGCAACTCCATAG TTCACATAACTCCAGGATCACTGCCGAATGGTCTTCATGTTCTTAATTTATCAAGGAACCAGATTCACAAAATTGAAGGTCTCAAGGAATTGACTCGTTTGCGGGTGCTTGACCTCCGTTACAATAAAATTTCTCGGATTGGACGAG GTTTATCGAATTGTATACTCATCAAGGAGCTCTACATTGCTGGTAACAAAATAAGTTATGTGGAGGGGCTGCATAGGCTTTTCAAGCTGTCAGTTCTTGACCTGAGTTTCAACAAGATAACTACAACTAACGCTCTTCGCCAACTTGTGGCAAACTATAACTCTTTGATTGCTCTAAATCTGTTGGGCAATCCAATCCACATTAGTGATTACCAACTGCGTAAGACAATGTGCAGTCTTCTTCGGAAGCTAGTTTTCCTGAATAAACAAGCTATTAATCCACAAAAGGCACGAGATCAAGCTGTTGCAGAAGCAGCACTTGGTAACAGCAACCGAAGCACTAGCAGCAGAACAACTAGGAAAGTCAATCTTGGAAATTCTGCATCTTCCAGGACGCACAGGGGCAGTGCTCAAAAGAGTAGGCAAAGGCTGAGAAACCGAACTCAAAGTCAATCTTCCAAGGCCAATTTATCTTCTCTGGCATCTTCTTGTCGCTAA